A region from the Paraurantiacibacter namhicola genome encodes:
- a CDS encoding protein adenylyltransferase SelO family protein, which produces MRPEPQAADYRPDTPIQAIADWLADPVEAADFPQAIPRFRNSRHDKTVGLDGLDEAAWLAHFARFEPLEGNLPRPLALRYHGHQFRVYNPDIGDGRGFLFAQLRDAGGRLLDLGTKGSGTTPYSRTADGRLTLRGAIREILATEMLEALGANTSKTFAVIETGEVLERHDEPPPVRSAVMTRLSHGHIRIGSFQRLADLGERENLAALVNYCLEHYPGPEAPADAPEGDVPAVKLLHQVVERLADLAASYMAAGFVHGVLNTDNMNITGESFDYGPWRFLPQWDPGFTAAYFDHSGLYAFGRQPEAIHWNCAQLAIALRPLVEAPPLVAAIERFPALYGAALARRWCWRLGVESRGAAQDAALVSACERAIKAGALAPHELFHRHRFGAHAEGELAEALEGRESVGPQSEYWQAAEPEGLEIGEVNDVLDACCLRDDWDVLDRKVSAIRALGNALGPAPEPSGHANRLRK; this is translated from the coding sequence ATGCGCCCCGAACCGCAAGCTGCCGATTACCGGCCTGACACGCCGATACAGGCAATCGCCGACTGGCTGGCCGATCCCGTGGAGGCGGCGGATTTCCCGCAGGCCATCCCGCGCTTCCGCAATTCCCGGCATGACAAGACGGTGGGGCTGGACGGGTTGGACGAGGCGGCGTGGCTTGCCCACTTCGCGCGGTTCGAACCGCTGGAGGGCAACCTGCCGCGCCCGCTGGCCCTGCGCTATCACGGCCACCAGTTCCGCGTGTACAATCCCGATATTGGCGACGGGCGCGGCTTCCTGTTTGCGCAGTTGCGCGATGCGGGAGGCCGCCTGCTGGACCTTGGGACCAAGGGCAGCGGCACCACGCCCTACAGCCGCACGGCCGACGGACGCCTGACGCTGCGCGGCGCGATTCGCGAAATCCTGGCGACGGAGATGCTCGAGGCGCTGGGGGCAAATACCTCCAAGACCTTTGCCGTGATCGAGACGGGCGAGGTGCTGGAGCGGCATGACGAGCCGCCGCCGGTCCGCTCCGCCGTGATGACACGGCTGAGCCACGGCCACATCCGCATCGGCAGTTTCCAGCGGCTCGCTGACCTTGGCGAGCGGGAGAACCTGGCCGCCCTGGTTAATTATTGCCTGGAGCATTATCCCGGCCCCGAAGCGCCCGCCGATGCGCCGGAGGGTGATGTCCCTGCCGTAAAGTTGCTGCACCAGGTGGTGGAACGGCTGGCCGATCTTGCCGCATCCTACATGGCCGCCGGCTTCGTTCACGGCGTGCTCAACACCGACAATATGAACATCACGGGCGAAAGCTTCGATTACGGCCCGTGGCGCTTCCTGCCGCAATGGGATCCCGGCTTTACGGCCGCCTATTTCGACCATTCGGGCCTTTATGCATTCGGCCGCCAACCGGAAGCGATCCACTGGAATTGCGCGCAATTGGCCATCGCACTGCGCCCGCTGGTGGAGGCCCCGCCTTTGGTGGCCGCGATCGAGCGGTTTCCAGCGCTCTACGGCGCGGCGCTGGCCCGGCGCTGGTGCTGGCGGCTGGGCGTGGAAAGCCGCGGCGCGGCGCAGGATGCCGCCCTCGTCTCCGCCTGCGAGCGGGCGATAAAGGCGGGCGCGCTTGCCCCGCATGAACTTTTCCACCGCCACCGCTTCGGCGCGCATGCCGAGGGCGAGCTGGCAGAGGCGCTGGAAGGCCGCGAATCCGTGGGTCCGCAGAGCGAATATTGGCAGGCGGCCGAGCCGGAAGGACTGGAGATCGGCGAGGTGAACGACGTCCTCGATGCCTGCTGCCTGCGCGACGACTGGGACGTGCTGGATCGCAAGGTTTCCGCCATCCGCGCGCTGGGCAACGCGCTTGGCCCTGCGCCGGAGCCGTCCGGCCATGCCAACCGATTGCGGAAATAG